The genome window CCTTTTATTGGGCCTTCTTATAAATCTTGTTCAAAAGGAGCTTGGCATTCATGTTGAACCATCCTATACCTCAGGCCTATACATTTGATGATCTTTTGCTTGTACCGGCCCATTCGAGCGTGTTGCCGTCAGAGGTGGACATTTCCACCCAGCTTACCAGTGAAATCAGGCTCAACATCCCTATCCTGAGTGCTGCAATGGATACGGTTACCGAGGCTGATACTGCTATAAGCTTGGCGAGAGAGGGTGGAATAGGGATAATTCACAAAAATATGCCCGTAACAGCCCAGGTAAAGGAGATAGAGAAGGTGAAGAAGTCAGAGAGCGGTATGATCGTGGCGCCAGTGACAGTAACTCCAAGACAGCGTATCTGGGAAGTACAGCAGATAATGCGCGAATATAGAATATCCGGCGTTCCTGTCGTTGAAGGGGAAAAATTGGTCGGTATAGTGACAAACAGGGACCTCCGTTTCGAGACTAACTGGGATCTTGAGGTCAGGGAGGTGATGACAAAGGAAAATCTTATTACAGCACCGGTAGGTATAACACTTGAAGAATCCAAGGCGCTTCTCCATAAGCACCGGATAGAAAAATTGTTGGTTGTAGATGACAGGGGTAACTTGAAGGGTCTTATTACCATAAAAGATATCGAAAAAATTAAGAAATATCCCCTTGCCTGCAAAGACAGCCTTGGGCGATTGAGGGTTGGAGCTGCAGTCGGGGTGGGACGTAATCGTCTGGAGCATGTAGAAGCGGTCTTGAGGGCCGGGGCCGATGTCGTCGTTGTAGATTCAGCGCATGGACATTCGCAGAATGTGATAGATGCGGTAATGGATATAAAGAAGACCTTCCCCACTGCGCAGGTGATAGCTGGGAATGTAGCAACTGCTGAGGGCGCTGAAGCCCTTATCAAGGCAGGAGCGGATGCCATAAAGGTCGGGGTGGGGCCGGGTTCCATCTGTACAACGCGTATCATAGCGGGTGTAGGTGTCCCACAGATGACCGCAATCCATGATTGCGCCGTAGTAGCAAACAAATATGGAAAATACATAATTGCAGATGGAGGTATCAAGTTTTCAGGTGACCTCACCAAGGCTATAGGCGCGGGGGCACACTGTGTAATGATAGGCAGTCTCCTTGCTGGTACCGATGAGAGCCCAGGTGAATTGGAGCTGCTGCAGGGCAGGAGCTATAAGGTATATAGAGGGATGGGGTCAATAGGGGCGATGAAGGAGGGCAGTAAGGATCGATATTTTCAAAATGAGGTCGAGTCTCCGGCAAAGCTTGTCCCTGAAGGCATAGAGGGTAGGGTGCCCTATAGAGGGCCTATAGCAGCTACAATCTTTCAGCTTACAGGCGGTCTCCGTTCAGGTATGGGTTACCTTGGTTGCAGTACCATAGAGGAATTGAGGCAAAAGGCCCGTTTCGTACGGATCACTCAGGCTGGTCTGAAAGAAAGTCATGTGCATGACGTCATCATTACAAAGGAGTCACCCAACTATTGGCTCGAGCGCTGAAAAAGACATGTCGTCTCCAATTGCTGCCTTTGACCTTGAGACAACAGGTCTTTCCCCTAGATCTGGTGCAAGAATAATTGAAATAGGTGCGGTAATAATAAAATATGGCGTCATCACAGCCGAATTCTCAAGTCTTATTTATACCTCTCAGAAGATTCCACTGCAGGTTACACGTATCCACGGCATTACAAATGATATGCTTGATGGTCAACCTATGCCCGAGGATGTCTTTCCTGCCTTCATGAACTTTATAGGCAAGATACCATTAATAGCCCACAATGCACATTTTGATTTTAGCTTTTTGCGGCATGAGCTTAGATATATCGGTTTCGATCTCTTCAATGAGGGTATTTGTACCTTGGAGTTGAGCCGACGGC of Dissulfurimicrobium hydrothermale contains these proteins:
- a CDS encoding 3'-5' exonuclease; the protein is MSSPIAAFDLETTGLSPRSGARIIEIGAVIIKYGVITAEFSSLIYTSQKIPLQVTRIHGITNDMLDGQPMPEDVFPAFMNFIGKIPLIAHNAHFDFSFLRHELRYIGFDLFNEGICTLELSRRLLPHLSNHRLETVARHLLGDLPEGIRLHRALDDARLTALIWKEMTMMQK
- the guaB gene encoding IMP dehydrogenase; this translates as MLNHPIPQAYTFDDLLLVPAHSSVLPSEVDISTQLTSEIRLNIPILSAAMDTVTEADTAISLAREGGIGIIHKNMPVTAQVKEIEKVKKSESGMIVAPVTVTPRQRIWEVQQIMREYRISGVPVVEGEKLVGIVTNRDLRFETNWDLEVREVMTKENLITAPVGITLEESKALLHKHRIEKLLVVDDRGNLKGLITIKDIEKIKKYPLACKDSLGRLRVGAAVGVGRNRLEHVEAVLRAGADVVVVDSAHGHSQNVIDAVMDIKKTFPTAQVIAGNVATAEGAEALIKAGADAIKVGVGPGSICTTRIIAGVGVPQMTAIHDCAVVANKYGKYIIADGGIKFSGDLTKAIGAGAHCVMIGSLLAGTDESPGELELLQGRSYKVYRGMGSIGAMKEGSKDRYFQNEVESPAKLVPEGIEGRVPYRGPIAATIFQLTGGLRSGMGYLGCSTIEELRQKARFVRITQAGLKESHVHDVIITKESPNYWLER